A DNA window from Marispirochaeta aestuarii contains the following coding sequences:
- the hrpA gene encoding ATP-dependent RNA helicase HrpA has translation MTDAQTDPGQLKKLLPHTMGAERYRLSRRLSNAGKDPQRLEEAALGILESVEQRRRRAEGLPAPDYPEELPITARKDEIVAAIQRNQVIILSGETGSGKSTQIPKMCLEAGRGIDGQVGCTQPRRIAALSLASRVAEELGDGEKKWVSSKIRFQESGSDDAYIKFMTDGILLAETQSDRFLNRYDTLIIDEAHERSLNIDLILGILRKLLKKRRDLKLIITSATIDTEKFSAAFDGAPIFEVSGRTYPVEVIYQPQTGESEDLSYVEQAVAAVENICRTSRDGDVLVFMPTEADIRETCDGIEGLGISSLTVLPLFARLTSAAQSRIFATHAGRKVVVATNVAETSITIPGIVYVVDTGLARISTYSPASRTTALPVSPISRSSADQRKGRAGRVRPGVCIRLYPEEDYQSREEFTRPEILRDNLADVILRMVSLRLGDVEDFPFIDKPSTRHLSDGIGILRELGAVTRDRQGGLQLTRHGRLMARLPLDPRFSRMLIEAAEQGILRDAAVIVSVLTIQDPRDRPQGEEDKADSAHRKFHDQESDFVSLLNIWEEYHQVWRQVRSQGRMRKYCSQNYLSYRRMKEWRDIHLQVTSLLKEQGYEIKTPDISRKPEKKGEPSPWYTALHISILTGLLSNIAEKKEKNIYTAARNREAMIFPGSGLFGNGPGWLVAAEMVRTSRLFARTCAGIEPAWLERIATGQCSYSYHGATWAEKQMEVTAVEQVRLYGLLINPGRTVAYGKINPGEASDIFIREGIMEGRYDFRRIHRILPVLEKNRNTLKGILKLEEKLRRRDIYCGDEELFRFYRERIPREVYDFKGLEKYLKESGEGIRKLELSREDIMLYNPDSEILERFPSEAVIDGHRIDLEYVFDPQRPEDGVTALIPERISRDLTTPVFDWLVPGLFEEKVSTLMKGLPKEYRRRLAPVSESAGRVARNIPRNTRERLVVALSRYIQEDFGFLIPESAWDEESLPPHLKMRFTVVDARGRRLTEGRDREVLTSAGPSKHLTGSLDRLKRSWEIEELRIWDFDEIPERVEGDDGLPAFPALTPEGTQVALRLYLSAEEAAGIHPDGVALLVYRSFSDILKTFRHEFMLGKEYQMKVLPFGGLESFNEGVWRSLTMRLFRRSIRSRSEYQEFSEWIKPRLYSELKELYQPVLSVLEEYAQVRECLSRLETREGSRKGVKRFLSVRRKELENLVPREFYRLYDKEELKEVPRFLRALKTRIEKGAVNPAADTEKAFALIPYLSWYRETRDLLKERSGMSYAKRQALKEYRWALEEYKIQLFAQEMGTRIKISPQRLDKRIRTIEEML, from the coding sequence ATGACGGATGCTCAAACCGACCCTGGACAACTGAAGAAACTCCTCCCCCACACCATGGGCGCAGAGCGGTATCGCCTTTCTCGGCGCCTGTCCAATGCCGGCAAGGACCCGCAGCGCCTGGAGGAGGCTGCACTCGGGATACTCGAGTCCGTTGAACAGAGACGCCGGAGAGCCGAAGGACTGCCCGCGCCGGACTACCCGGAGGAGCTTCCCATTACGGCCCGGAAGGATGAAATCGTCGCAGCCATACAAAGGAACCAGGTGATCATTCTCTCAGGAGAAACAGGCTCAGGCAAATCGACCCAGATACCGAAAATGTGCCTGGAAGCCGGCCGGGGCATCGACGGCCAGGTAGGCTGCACCCAGCCCCGTCGTATCGCCGCCCTGAGCCTGGCATCCAGGGTTGCCGAGGAACTTGGGGACGGAGAAAAAAAATGGGTCTCCAGCAAGATCCGCTTTCAGGAATCCGGCTCCGACGATGCCTATATAAAGTTCATGACCGATGGAATCCTGCTGGCGGAGACCCAGTCGGACCGCTTTCTGAACCGATATGACACCCTGATTATCGACGAGGCCCATGAACGGAGCCTGAATATCGACCTGATCCTCGGCATTCTGCGGAAACTGCTCAAAAAACGCCGGGATCTCAAGCTGATTATAACCTCCGCCACAATCGACACGGAAAAGTTCTCCGCTGCCTTTGACGGAGCCCCGATCTTTGAGGTCTCCGGAAGAACCTACCCGGTGGAGGTGATCTACCAGCCTCAGACCGGCGAATCCGAGGATCTCTCTTATGTGGAACAGGCGGTGGCTGCGGTTGAGAATATCTGTCGGACAAGCCGCGACGGAGACGTCCTTGTCTTCATGCCCACCGAGGCGGACATCCGGGAAACCTGCGACGGTATCGAAGGTCTGGGAATATCTTCCCTGACGGTGCTTCCTCTTTTTGCCAGGCTTACCTCCGCCGCCCAGAGCAGAATCTTCGCCACCCACGCAGGACGCAAGGTGGTCGTCGCCACCAACGTGGCGGAGACCTCCATAACCATTCCGGGAATTGTCTACGTTGTGGACACCGGCCTGGCCCGGATTTCAACCTATTCCCCCGCCTCGCGAACCACCGCCCTGCCGGTTTCGCCGATATCCCGCTCCTCCGCGGACCAGCGCAAGGGACGGGCAGGACGGGTCCGGCCGGGGGTCTGTATACGGCTCTACCCGGAAGAGGATTACCAGAGCCGTGAGGAGTTCACCAGACCGGAGATTCTCAGAGACAATCTGGCGGATGTAATCCTGCGCATGGTGTCCCTGCGCCTTGGGGATGTGGAGGATTTTCCCTTTATCGACAAACCCTCGACCCGACACTTAAGCGACGGAATCGGCATTCTCCGGGAGCTCGGGGCAGTTACCCGGGACAGGCAGGGAGGTCTGCAGCTGACCCGCCACGGCCGCCTGATGGCCCGGCTGCCCCTTGACCCGCGCTTTTCCAGAATGCTTATTGAAGCAGCCGAGCAGGGCATTCTGCGGGATGCAGCGGTCATTGTATCGGTACTGACCATCCAGGACCCCCGGGACAGGCCCCAGGGGGAGGAAGACAAGGCCGATTCGGCCCACAGGAAGTTCCATGATCAGGAGTCGGACTTTGTAAGCCTTCTGAATATCTGGGAAGAGTACCACCAGGTATGGCGACAGGTACGCAGCCAGGGCAGGATGCGCAAATACTGCAGCCAGAACTACCTGAGCTATCGCCGCATGAAGGAGTGGCGGGATATTCACCTGCAGGTTACCTCCCTGTTGAAGGAACAGGGCTACGAGATCAAAACACCCGATATAAGCAGAAAACCGGAGAAAAAGGGAGAACCCTCCCCCTGGTACACAGCTTTGCATATATCCATTCTGACAGGGCTGCTCTCCAATATTGCGGAGAAAAAGGAAAAAAACATCTATACCGCCGCCAGGAATCGGGAAGCGATGATCTTTCCAGGCTCCGGTCTCTTCGGGAACGGTCCCGGATGGCTGGTAGCAGCCGAGATGGTCAGGACCAGCCGGCTGTTCGCCCGGACCTGCGCCGGGATTGAACCCGCCTGGCTTGAACGGATAGCCACCGGACAGTGCAGCTACAGCTATCATGGAGCAACCTGGGCGGAAAAACAGATGGAGGTCACTGCGGTGGAGCAGGTACGCCTCTACGGACTCCTGATAAACCCCGGACGGACCGTCGCCTACGGAAAAATCAATCCCGGGGAGGCCTCGGACATCTTTATCCGGGAAGGAATCATGGAGGGGAGGTACGACTTTCGCCGGATACACCGGATTCTCCCGGTCCTAGAAAAAAACAGAAACACCCTTAAGGGAATCCTCAAACTGGAGGAGAAACTGCGACGACGGGACATCTACTGCGGCGACGAGGAGCTCTTCCGATTTTATCGGGAGAGGATTCCCCGGGAGGTGTACGATTTCAAGGGCCTTGAGAAGTACCTGAAAGAGAGCGGGGAGGGAATCAGGAAACTGGAACTCTCCCGGGAAGATATCATGCTCTACAATCCGGACAGCGAAATCCTGGAACGTTTTCCCTCAGAGGCAGTAATCGATGGTCATCGTATAGACCTCGAATATGTATTTGATCCCCAGCGCCCGGAAGACGGGGTCACCGCCCTTATTCCGGAGCGCATAAGCCGTGATCTGACAACCCCTGTATTCGACTGGCTGGTTCCTGGACTTTTCGAGGAGAAGGTCAGCACCCTCATGAAAGGGCTGCCCAAGGAGTACCGCCGACGCCTCGCTCCGGTCTCGGAGAGCGCCGGAAGAGTTGCCCGGAACATACCCCGGAATACCCGGGAACGGCTCGTAGTAGCTCTGAGCCGCTATATTCAGGAGGACTTCGGCTTTCTTATCCCCGAATCCGCCTGGGACGAAGAGTCCCTGCCCCCCCATTTGAAAATGCGCTTTACCGTTGTTGATGCCCGGGGCAGGAGACTGACGGAAGGCCGGGACAGGGAAGTCCTGACCTCTGCGGGGCCCTCGAAGCATTTAACCGGCAGCCTGGACCGGCTGAAGCGCTCCTGGGAGATCGAGGAACTGCGGATCTGGGACTTCGATGAGATTCCCGAACGGGTGGAGGGAGACGACGGGCTCCCCGCTTTCCCGGCCCTTACGCCCGAAGGGACGCAGGTCGCCCTGCGGCTCTATTTAAGTGCCGAGGAGGCTGCAGGAATCCACCCCGACGGGGTGGCCCTTCTTGTCTACCGCTCCTTCTCCGATATTCTCAAGACCTTCCGCCATGAGTTCATGCTCGGTAAAGAGTATCAGATGAAAGTGCTGCCCTTCGGCGGTCTCGAGAGCTTTAACGAGGGGGTCTGGCGATCCCTGACCATGAGACTCTTCCGTCGCAGCATACGGAGCAGGTCCGAATATCAGGAGTTCTCCGAGTGGATAAAGCCGCGACTCTACTCGGAACTGAAGGAGCTCTATCAGCCGGTATTGAGTGTCCTGGAGGAATACGCCCAGGTGCGGGAGTGCCTGTCCCGCCTTGAGACCAGGGAAGGCTCCAGGAAGGGGGTCAAAAGGTTCCTGTCGGTCCGGCGCAAAGAGCTTGAAAACCTTGTGCCCAGAGAGTTTTACCGACTCTATGACAAGGAGGAGCTCAAAGAGGTTCCCCGCTTTCTCAGGGCCCTGAAAACCCGCATCGAGAAGGGGGCTGTAAACCCGGCGGCGGACACCGAAAAAGCTTTCGCGCTTATCCCCTACCTCAGCTGGTACAGGGAGACCAGGGATCTCCTGAAGGAGAGGAGCGGAATGAGCTATGCAAAGCGTCAGGCCTTGAAGGAGTACCGCTGGGCCCTGGAGGAGTATAAAATTCAGCTTTTTGCCCAGGAAATGGGTACCCGGATAAAGATAAGCCCACAGCGCCTAGACAAGCGTATCAGGACCATCGAGGAGATGCTCTGA
- a CDS encoding [Fe-Fe] hydrogenase large subunit C-terminal domain-containing protein, with amino-acid sequence MKLTPVVEVDPEKCVNCHMCISVCPVKYCIDGSGEHVDINHDLCIGCGSCIDACSHGARSLIDDSPRFFTDLERKVRMVAISAPAVAANFADSYLRLNGFLASLGVDAVFDVSFGAELTVHSYLAHIENKKPEMLIAQPCPAIVSYIEIYQPELLKYLAPAQSPMLHTIAMIREFYPEYKDHAVAVLSPCIAKKREFEETGMGDYNVTFTGIRAYLDRKKIDLSKYPELDFAGPLPERAVLFSSPGGLMRTVERERPGLVKRIRKIEGPETVYPYFKTLHHALKKGYNPLLVDCLNCSSGCNGGPGTPDRDKIVDEVEYSIQKRMEAARRKYKPTLLKGDKGITRKIRKVVKTYWKSGLYDRGYRDLSSNMQLRYPDAEQLQKIYADMKKTTVKDVLNCAACGYNSCEMMATAILNGLNKAENCHHYQTRMIVESQENTAGISTRLHEEILHSRELINSIEGLMENVRRKFESQHSFILQSSAVIEQMISSIRNTTRKSQEKQNAIVNLVDLARSGRKDMTDTVESIERVVDSIEDIDNLIAVLNDAADNTNILSINAAIEAAHAGAAGRGFAIVASEVRRLSVTSHRNSTTISGTLKDIISEIRNTSSVSQKTGESINEMIHHIQGVADSISEVIMAMDEMSVGGTQVTDSLSELKDMAADMHASQASMDEMLGNMRSVINSINDISERNIDSLRGEGQFRASPRWS; translated from the coding sequence ATGAAGCTGACTCCCGTTGTAGAGGTGGATCCGGAAAAGTGCGTAAATTGCCATATGTGTATCTCGGTCTGCCCTGTCAAATACTGCATAGACGGCAGCGGCGAGCATGTTGATATCAACCACGATCTTTGTATCGGTTGCGGGAGCTGTATTGATGCATGCTCCCACGGCGCACGCAGCCTGATTGATGACAGCCCCCGGTTTTTTACTGACCTTGAAAGAAAGGTCAGGATGGTCGCCATCTCTGCACCCGCCGTGGCGGCGAATTTCGCTGATTCCTATCTGCGCCTGAACGGATTTCTTGCTTCCCTGGGGGTTGACGCTGTTTTTGATGTCAGTTTCGGAGCTGAGCTGACGGTTCATTCATACCTTGCACATATTGAAAATAAAAAACCCGAAATGCTGATCGCCCAGCCCTGCCCGGCGATTGTAAGCTATATTGAGATTTACCAGCCGGAACTGCTGAAATATCTGGCTCCTGCACAGAGTCCCATGCTTCATACCATAGCCATGATTCGTGAATTCTACCCTGAATACAAGGACCACGCCGTTGCGGTTCTTTCGCCCTGCATAGCGAAGAAACGTGAGTTTGAGGAGACCGGAATGGGTGACTATAATGTGACCTTTACCGGTATCCGGGCCTATCTGGACCGAAAAAAGATTGACCTCTCCAAATATCCGGAGCTTGATTTCGCCGGTCCGCTGCCTGAGCGGGCGGTCCTGTTCTCGTCGCCCGGCGGCCTGATGCGTACCGTCGAACGCGAACGTCCCGGGCTTGTCAAGAGAATACGGAAAATCGAAGGGCCCGAGACGGTCTATCCATATTTCAAGACTCTTCATCATGCGCTGAAGAAGGGATATAACCCTCTGCTTGTGGACTGTCTGAATTGCAGTTCCGGCTGTAACGGAGGTCCCGGAACCCCTGATCGCGATAAAATTGTTGATGAAGTCGAATATTCCATCCAAAAACGCATGGAAGCAGCTCGGCGGAAATACAAACCGACGTTGCTGAAAGGCGACAAAGGGATAACAAGGAAGATTCGCAAAGTCGTTAAAACCTACTGGAAATCCGGACTCTATGATCGCGGCTACCGTGATTTATCCTCCAACATGCAGCTGCGGTACCCCGACGCTGAGCAATTACAGAAAATATATGCGGATATGAAAAAAACTACGGTCAAGGATGTTCTGAATTGCGCTGCCTGCGGATATAACAGTTGTGAAATGATGGCAACCGCAATTCTCAACGGTCTGAATAAAGCAGAAAACTGTCATCACTATCAAACACGAATGATTGTCGAATCTCAGGAGAACACCGCCGGTATTTCCACGCGCCTGCATGAGGAAATCCTGCATTCCCGTGAACTGATCAACAGCATCGAGGGTTTAATGGAAAACGTCCGCAGGAAGTTCGAGAGTCAGCACAGCTTCATTCTGCAGTCTTCGGCAGTTATCGAACAGATGATATCTTCCATAAGAAATACCACCAGAAAATCTCAGGAGAAACAGAATGCCATCGTGAATCTTGTCGATCTGGCCAGATCGGGCAGGAAAGACATGACGGATACGGTGGAATCAATCGAGAGGGTAGTGGATTCCATTGAGGATATAGACAATCTGATTGCAGTCCTCAATGATGCCGCGGACAATACGAACATACTGTCCATAAACGCCGCCATCGAAGCGGCCCATGCCGGTGCAGCGGGGAGGGGCTTTGCGATTGTCGCCTCCGAGGTCCGTCGTCTGTCCGTGACGTCTCACCGGAACTCGACGACAATATCCGGAACATTGAAGGATATCATCAGTGAAATCCGGAATACCTCCAGCGTTTCCCAGAAAACAGGGGAGAGTATCAACGAAATGATCCATCATATACAGGGAGTTGCCGACAGTATCAGCGAGGTAATCATGGCAATGGACGAGATGTCCGTCGGCGGGACACAGGTAACCGATTCCCTGTCCGAGCTGAAGGATATGGCTGCGGATATGCATGCCTCTCAGGCTTCCATGGATGAAATGCTCGGCAACATGAGGAGTGTGATCAACTCAATCAATGATATCTCCGAGAGAAACATCGACAGTCTGCGGGGTGAGGGACAGTTCAGAGCATCTCCTCGATGGTCCTGA
- a CDS encoding J domain-containing protein has protein sequence MAGIPNHYSSLGLEAQASQQEIRDAYRRRVKDCHPDITGSPEKSEDFRAAREAYEVLGDPEKRREYDTRRSRKAVQNRPLKREQAFRPRYSRADIELVLSPEEAARGGRFIIPLSSALQNGCFFCSGFWGIFSGPCPFCGAPDGGASGAVIDLSPGVAHGTCRTLRNGSRTVLVFISIE, from the coding sequence ATGGCGGGGATACCGAATCACTACAGTTCTCTCGGTCTGGAGGCTCAGGCATCCCAGCAAGAGATCCGGGATGCCTACCGGCGACGGGTCAAGGATTGTCATCCCGACATAACCGGCAGTCCTGAAAAGTCGGAGGATTTCCGGGCTGCCCGGGAGGCCTACGAGGTCCTGGGTGATCCGGAGAAGCGGCGGGAATATGATACCCGGCGCAGCCGGAAGGCGGTCCAGAATCGACCCTTGAAACGGGAACAGGCATTCAGGCCCCGGTATTCAAGGGCGGATATCGAGCTTGTATTGAGCCCGGAAGAAGCTGCCAGGGGAGGGCGTTTTATAATTCCCCTCTCTTCCGCACTGCAGAATGGCTGTTTCTTCTGTTCCGGTTTCTGGGGGATCTTCTCCGGTCCCTGTCCCTTCTGTGGTGCTCCTGACGGCGGAGCGTCGGGAGCTGTAATCGATCTGTCCCCCGGGGTCGCTCACGGGACCTGCAGGACTCTGCGTAACGGTTCACGTACCGTTCTGGTTTTCATCTCCATAGAGTAA
- a CDS encoding Hsp20/alpha crystallin family protein: MALVRYRNSIDPWREFERLRDEINDLFDFDQTGGNRGLFDRHVSPALDVIEGSDNFTVMCELPGIEKKDVELSITGNVLTIKGERSADKEKSSEKVYRQESWSGTFQRTISLPQTVDADRKVDAVLENGILTLTLPKKEEAKPRQISIKVQ, from the coding sequence ATGGCACTTGTACGATACCGCAATTCCATTGACCCGTGGCGGGAGTTTGAACGACTCAGGGATGAGATCAACGATCTTTTCGATTTTGATCAGACCGGCGGAAACCGCGGCCTTTTTGACCGCCATGTATCCCCGGCGCTGGATGTAATCGAAGGATCCGACAATTTCACCGTAATGTGTGAGCTTCCCGGCATCGAGAAGAAGGACGTCGAACTGTCCATTACCGGCAATGTGCTGACCATCAAGGGAGAGCGTTCCGCGGATAAAGAGAAAAGCAGCGAGAAGGTCTACCGGCAGGAGTCCTGGAGTGGAACTTTTCAGCGGACAATATCCCTGCCCCAGACTGTGGATGCCGACAGGAAGGTCGATGCTGTTCTAGAAAACGGCATTCTGACTCTTACCCTGCCCAAGAAGGAAGAGGCAAAACCCAGGCAGATTTCGATAAAGGTACAATAA
- a CDS encoding Hsp20/alpha crystallin family protein, whose amino-acid sequence MADKNLQKRSETRPTVRACCDVLENDGEITLKLEMPGVTKDGLNVNIDGDQLEIRGMRDVKRPEGGNYLIHEIREADFYQVYTIDETIDRNKIDASLKHGILTLKLGVKESQKPRKIEIAAK is encoded by the coding sequence ATGGCTGATAAAAATTTACAGAAACGATCGGAAACCAGGCCCACGGTCCGCGCCTGCTGCGATGTTCTTGAAAATGACGGGGAAATCACCCTGAAGCTGGAGATGCCGGGAGTAACAAAGGACGGCCTCAATGTTAACATCGACGGCGATCAGCTGGAGATACGCGGCATGCGGGATGTAAAACGCCCGGAGGGAGGCAACTATCTGATCCATGAAATCCGGGAAGCTGACTTCTATCAGGTATACACCATCGATGAAACCATCGACCGCAACAAGATCGATGCCTCCCTGAAACATGGGATTCTCACCCTCAAGCTGGGCGTAAAGGAATCTCAGAAACCCCGAAAAATCGAAATCGCGGCAAAATAG
- a CDS encoding histidine kinase dimerization/phosphoacceptor domain -containing protein has protein sequence MPGTIKRILGLTRGVRFKIVLITLLVLIFTLSISSVLMNRLFVRTYQDALLLEGTGTARNLRIQLERILGFEIKLDEIVGFDLQCEEAVAEKKLLDYALVADTRGNVIFHNSSYRHGSAIRLPGTDDPGYTEPYVEEVNMGEGDTAMWTLSFPATDHLGRMQAWVQVAVPHKRLYERINPVRYQSYLITLATSVFAVIASWIILGRSVTRHLSRLTRAVEYVEEHGPEAAAMIQNSSQDEFGRLSRSFNRMVQTIGRINQELTTNAAMLEEKVRERTADLQAEIEERKHAEKLISAALREKEILIKEIHHRVKNNLQVISSLLRLQSSSLKDENSRAALQESKNRVRAMALIHEKLYRSEKLDRIDFREYATTLVTDLFQTYRTSGEFGITPDIRIEEVPLDIDTAIPCGLILNELVSNSLKYAFPHGHGVVSVMFERRGDYCELRIADNGKGLPAGFDPDSASSLGLRLVKGLAENQLDGILSFENHGGTLVRISFRCPGE, from the coding sequence ATGCCTGGAACGATTAAGCGAATCCTGGGGCTGACCCGGGGGGTACGCTTTAAAATTGTCCTGATTACCCTGCTTGTTCTTATCTTCACCCTGTCGATCTCCTCGGTTCTGATGAATCGTCTCTTTGTAAGAACCTATCAGGACGCGCTCCTTCTGGAAGGGACGGGGACTGCCCGGAACCTGAGGATCCAGCTGGAGAGGATCCTGGGCTTCGAAATAAAACTGGATGAGATTGTCGGTTTTGATCTTCAGTGCGAGGAGGCTGTAGCAGAAAAAAAACTGCTGGATTATGCTCTTGTCGCTGATACCCGGGGAAATGTCATTTTTCACAATTCGTCCTACCGTCACGGGTCTGCCATAAGGCTTCCCGGTACTGATGATCCGGGATATACCGAACCCTATGTTGAAGAGGTCAACATGGGAGAGGGAGACACCGCGATGTGGACTCTCAGTTTCCCGGCGACGGACCACCTGGGACGCATGCAGGCCTGGGTGCAGGTCGCTGTTCCTCATAAGCGGCTTTACGAGAGGATAAATCCTGTCCGGTACCAGTCATATCTGATAACTCTGGCAACATCGGTTTTTGCGGTAATTGCCTCCTGGATTATACTGGGCCGGTCCGTAACGCGTCATCTGTCCAGGTTGACCAGGGCTGTGGAGTACGTTGAGGAGCATGGTCCGGAGGCTGCTGCAATGATTCAAAACTCCTCGCAGGACGAATTCGGGAGGCTTTCCCGCTCCTTTAACCGAATGGTGCAGACAATCGGAAGAATAAACCAGGAACTTACCACCAATGCAGCGATGCTGGAGGAAAAGGTCAGGGAGCGGACTGCGGATCTTCAGGCGGAGATCGAAGAGCGAAAGCATGCGGAAAAGCTGATAAGCGCGGCTCTCAGGGAGAAGGAGATCCTGATCAAGGAGATTCACCATCGGGTTAAAAATAACCTGCAGGTTATCTCCAGCCTTCTGAGACTGCAGTCTTCGAGTCTCAAGGACGAGAATTCCCGGGCGGCCCTGCAGGAAAGCAAGAACCGGGTACGGGCCATGGCCCTCATTCACGAGAAGCTCTATCGATCGGAAAAGCTCGATAGAATAGACTTCCGGGAATACGCCACAACCCTGGTGACAGACCTTTTTCAAACCTACCGGACTTCGGGAGAATTCGGAATTACCCCGGATATCCGCATCGAAGAGGTACCACTGGATATCGATACGGCGATTCCCTGCGGTCTGATCCTGAATGAACTGGTTTCAAACTCCCTCAAGTATGCGTTCCCCCATGGTCATGGGGTAGTGAGCGTCATGTTCGAAAGGAGGGGTGATTACTGTGAGCTTCGGATAGCTGATAATGGCAAGGGTTTACCAGCCGGCTTTGATCCTGATTCCGCATCTTCTCTCGGTCTTCGGCTGGTAAAGGGGCTGGCGGAAAACCAGCTGGACGGGATTCTCTCCTTTGAAAATCACGGGGGCACACTGGTCCGTATATCCTTTCGCTGCCCCGGGGAATAA
- a CDS encoding ABC transporter substrate-binding protein, whose protein sequence is MNKRTRRLSVILMLLFLTLFSVGVSAQQRERVRILHIMSYHAAWPWNIDQLSGFRDGLSIPDADIRIVELDAKRQSSPAGIEAAGRSALQIIADWEPDLIYLNDDDALDYMLENYHRSDIPMVFSGINATAEEIPESIRSWATGVLEEEHALGSIRLLQSIQPKVRKLAVVTDESPMWNPVVGRLQDIDTRLPKIEIVRWDVIRSFEEYKQKILEYQDTVDAIGLLGIFLFKDQHGSNVSYIDVLRWTAENSRLPDFTYWKDRIQYGTLCSVTISGYEQGREAGRKAREILTGGVSPADIPVSPSLKGEPVISLARAKSLGISLTSDLLLSSEICTDYAWND, encoded by the coding sequence ATGAATAAGCGGACACGGAGACTCTCCGTTATCCTCATGCTGCTGTTCCTGACGCTCTTTTCTGTGGGAGTCTCCGCCCAGCAGCGCGAGAGAGTTCGAATCCTGCACATAATGAGCTACCATGCCGCGTGGCCCTGGAACATCGATCAGTTATCCGGGTTCAGAGACGGACTGTCCATTCCGGATGCGGACATTAGAATTGTCGAGCTGGATGCGAAGCGCCAGAGTTCTCCGGCGGGAATAGAAGCCGCCGGTCGCAGTGCCTTGCAGATTATTGCGGACTGGGAGCCGGACCTGATTTACCTGAATGATGATGATGCCCTGGACTATATGCTGGAGAACTATCATCGTTCGGATATTCCCATGGTCTTCAGCGGAATAAACGCCACTGCTGAAGAGATACCCGAATCAATACGCTCCTGGGCTACTGGTGTTCTCGAGGAAGAGCACGCCCTGGGATCCATAAGGCTGCTCCAGTCCATACAACCGAAGGTCAGAAAACTCGCCGTCGTAACGGATGAGAGTCCCATGTGGAATCCTGTGGTGGGGAGATTACAGGATATCGATACCCGGCTTCCCAAAATCGAGATTGTCCGCTGGGACGTAATCCGCAGCTTCGAGGAGTACAAACAGAAAATTCTTGAATATCAGGATACCGTCGATGCCATTGGTCTTCTGGGAATTTTCCTCTTCAAGGATCAGCATGGTTCCAATGTTTCCTATATAGATGTCCTTCGCTGGACTGCAGAAAACAGCAGGCTCCCGGATTTCACCTACTGGAAGGATCGTATCCAGTACGGAACCCTCTGCTCGGTGACGATCTCCGGTTATGAGCAGGGCCGGGAGGCCGGACGCAAGGCCAGAGAGATCCTGACAGGGGGTGTATCTCCTGCGGATATTCCTGTCAGTCCCAGTCTTAAGGGAGAACCGGTAATCAGTCTGGCCCGGGCAAAATCTCTGGGTATTTCGTTAACGAGTGATCTATTACTGTCATCCGAGATTTGTACCGACTATGCCTGGAACGATTAA
- a CDS encoding response regulator, whose protein sequence is MCRKNVMIVEDEFIVAADLKTTLERRGYTVDHIINTGRGAVDYIREMKKPDCILMDVSLKDAYSGIEAAEEIHKEHQVPIIFLTANNTLPGLQAGLPSPLCSLVAKPFDENELIQAIETSLGPQKYGGYDE, encoded by the coding sequence ATGTGTAGAAAAAACGTGATGATTGTGGAAGACGAGTTTATTGTTGCAGCGGATCTCAAGACAACTCTGGAACGACGGGGGTACACTGTCGACCACATAATCAATACCGGCCGCGGTGCTGTGGATTATATACGCGAGATGAAAAAACCGGACTGTATTCTGATGGACGTAAGTTTGAAAGATGCCTACTCAGGAATTGAGGCTGCAGAAGAAATCCATAAGGAACATCAGGTCCCGATAATTTTTCTTACGGCCAATAACACTCTTCCCGGATTACAGGCCGGGCTGCCTTCTCCTCTCTGTTCCCTGGTGGCCAAACCCTTTGATGAGAATGAGCTGATCCAGGCGATTGAGACGTCCCTGGGACCGCAGAAGTACGGAGGATATGATGAATAA